From Coffea arabica cultivar ET-39 chromosome 2e, Coffea Arabica ET-39 HiFi, whole genome shotgun sequence, the proteins below share one genomic window:
- the LOC113732532 gene encoding aspartyl protease AED3-like, producing the protein MRPAFLHPLQAALLALSFLFLSLAQGQSLKSCTTPDQGSTLQVYHVYSQCSPFKPKTPLSWEESVLQMQSKDEARLLFLSSLVAGRSVVPVASGRQITQSPTYIVRVKVGTPAQTLLVAMDTSNDAGWVPCNGCVGCGSTVFESTKSTTFKNVGCGSAQCQQVPGPSCLGSTCSFNLTYGGSTIAANLSQDTIRLAADPVPNYTFGCIQKATGSSVPPQGLLGLGRGPLSLLSQTQNLYQSTFSYCLPSFKSLNFSGSLRLGPNSQPKNIKYTQLLRNPRRSSLYYVNLIGIKVGRRVVGIPPEALAFNPTTGAGTVIDSGTVFTRLVQPAYIAVRDEFRRRMGNAVVSSLGGFDTCYTVPVTVPTLTFMFSGMNVTLPQDNFLIHSTAGSITCLAMAEAPTNVNSVLNVIANLQQQNHRILFDVPNSRLGVARETCT; encoded by the exons ATGAGACCTGCTTTCCTCCACCCTCTGCAAGCCGCCCTTCTAGCACTATCCTTTCTGTTCCTCTCTTTGGCCCAAGGGCAAAGTCTCAAGTCATGTACCACACCTGACCAAGGCTCAACCCTCCAGGTCTACCATGTCTACAGCCAATGCTCCCCATTTAAGCCGAAAACACCTCTCTCGTGGGAAGAGAGTGTTCTCCAAATGCAGTCAAAGGACGAAGCAAGGCTTCTTTTTCTATCCAGTCTTGTTGCAGGCAGGTCTGTGGTGCCTGTTGCTTCTGGGAGGCAGATCACGCAAAGTCCAACTTATATTGTAAGGGTTAAAGTTGGGACACCAGCCCAAACCTTGCTTGTGGCTATGGATACTAGCAATGATGCTGGCTGGGTACCCTGCAATGGTTGTGTAGGATGTGGTTCTACAGTGTTTGAGTCAACTAAGTCTACCACTTTCAAAAATGTTGGTTGCGGGAGTGCTCAGTGCCAACAG GTACCCGGTCCAAGCTGCTTAGGCAGTACCTGTAGCTTCAATCTAACATACGGTGGATCCACCATAGCAGCAAACCTCTCACAAGACACCATAAGACTAGCTGCTGATCCTGTTCCCAACTATACCTTTGGTTGCATCCAGAAGGCTACCGGCAGCTCGGTGCCTCCTCAGGGTCTTTTAGGCCTAGGAAGGGGTCCGTTATCGCTATTGTCTCAAACCCAAAATCTATATCAATCCACGTTCTCTTATTGCTTGCCCAGTTTCAAGTCTCTGAACTTCTCCGGATCGCTTCGATTGGGACCTAATAGCCAGCCTAAGAATATCAAATACACGCAATTGCTGAGAAACCCAAGAAGGTCATCGCTTTACTATGTGAACTTGATCGGAATTAAGGTCGGACGGCGAGTGGTGGGCATACCTCCTGAGGCATTGGCCTTCAATCCCACTACTGGAGCTGGCACAGTAATTGATTCTG GCACTGTCTTCACCAGGCTAGTCCAACCAGCCTACATTGCCGTTAGAGATGAGTTCAGGAGGAGAATGGGCAATGCAGTAGTGTCGTCGCTAGGCGGCTTCGATACATGTTACACTGTTCCGGTGACGGTGCCAACTCTAACCTTCATGTTTTCGGGCATGAATGTGACCCTACCTCAGGATAATTTCTTAATCCACAGCACTGCAGGCAGCATCACGTGCTTAGCCATGGCTGAAGCTCCTACTAACGTAAATTCTGTGCTGAATGTGATTGCAAACCTGCAACAACAGAACCATAGGATTCTTTTTGACGTGCCCAACTCAAGACTTGGTGTTGCACGTGAGACTTGTACCTGA